One window of Stigmatopora nigra isolate UIUO_SnigA chromosome 14, RoL_Snig_1.1, whole genome shotgun sequence genomic DNA carries:
- the rom1b gene encoding rod outer segment membrane protein 1b, with the protein MVLLKMKFTQQRRVRLAQGLWLLSWMAVLCGSFVFTMGVYLKIELLRRAEVMDNTEIHVVPNILMLVGLTSIGTNWVAGRACRDSLDPNRFPRWKLFLLGWYAVAALLCCLLIAVVVLSYALQGRLEESLKVGLRNGIRFYKDTDVPGRCFQKETIDRLQMEFRCCGNTNFRDWFEVQWVSSRYLDYTSKDIKDRIRSNIDGRYLLDGVPFSCCNPMSPRPCLQYHLTDNSAHYNYEFQNEELNLYSRGCREALIDYYMDLMNSTGPGVISVIMIQISVLLSLRYLQTSVEGAMAEEQPEGDSEGFLLEKGVKETLEEAKFKVLLLLKMGQVDPSAPEGSPEAENAPPSSS; encoded by the exons ATGGTGCTGTTGAAGATGAAGTTCACCCAGCAGAGGCGGGTCCGTCTGGCCCAGGGTCTGTGGCTCTTATCCTGGATGGCCGTCTTGTGCGGCTCCTTCGTCTTTACCATGGGCGTCTATCTGAAGATCGAGTTGCTCCGTCGGGCCGAG GTGATGGATAACACAGAGATCCACGTGGTACCCAACATCTTGATGTTGGTGGGCCTGACGTCCATCGGAACCAACTGGGTGGCCGGGCGGGCGTGCCGGGACTCTTTGGACCCCAACCGCTTCCCACGCTGGAAGCTTTTCTTACTGGGCTGGTACGCCGTTGCCGCCCTCCTGTGTTGTCTGCTCATCGCCGTGGTGGTGCTCAGCTACGCCCTGCAGGGCCGTCTGGAGGAGTCCCTGAAG GTCGGTTTGAGGAACGGGATCCGTTTCTACAAGGACACGGACGTCCCGGGCCGCTGTTTTCAGAAAGAAACCATCGACCGTCTGCAGATGGAGTTCCGTTGCTGCGGAAACACCAACTTCAGGGACTGGTTTGAGGTGCAGTGGGTCAGCAGCAGATACTTGGACTACACCTCCAAAGACATCAAGGA CCGAATCCGGAGCAACATCGACGGGCGCTACTTGTTGGACGGCGTTCCGTTCAGCTGCTGCAACCCCATGTCCCCCCGGCCCTGCCTGCAGTACCACCTGACCGACAACAGCGCTCACTACAACTACGAGTTCCAGAATGAGGAACTCAACCTGTACAGCCGTGGCTGCAGGGAGGCTCTGATCGACTACTACATGGACCTGATGAATTCCACTGGGCCTGGCGTCATATCCGTCATCATGATACAG ATATCCGTCCTATTGAGTCTTCGCTACCTCCAGACTTCCGTGGAAGGCGCCATGGCGGAAGAACAGCCCGAAGGAGACAGCGAAGGTTTCCTTCTGGAGAAAGGAGTCAAGGAGACCTTGGAGGAGGCCAAATTCAAAGTCCTACTCCTTCTCAAGATGGGCCAAGTCGACCCCAGCGCCCCCGAGGGCTCCCCCGAGGCGGAAAATGCGCCGCCATCTTCCAGCTAA
- the LOC144207703 gene encoding uncharacterized protein LOC144207703, which yields MEKFFRPVHSPSDPAETKLRHHQHQHHHRHHLHREDPESHRFVPFDDFDINPEESQHGRYFQSPENDNRHPRRIQEEDEILYDHKAAVRRPGTSSSSLSSSPSSVSSSSWFTEASVNDPFTLRHAERPQHSLSCSNIADVQREFRADAIDEPIVFAAVTHGGPSRGGAAPPPKRAIFSSLNRSHSRSETGLLKGADGHHGPKQPANNGGQLYKTASLNRSLAFSDEDLLGNARGPRRAVSSIQLPGKGILKHKEANVDIRKAKSMEVISPRLPRGHNPSGQKGKEVHQAKVAQAKADFFQGKIQFSAFLDEITKQVISPSYLTLLGVNDEAPGKPCAPTQTPELVKPELPPKKHRKNSGSERESCRKEQDKTLCGVSPKHSLSDKLASYGARKYQGSPPPHQSDPNRNANRGRSRKGKRLSPIGGSLPENRYGRRGSHLTDGTSTSPELSHGKLRHHRKQQSQALSGSHSQEFPQPKHAGAGASQRRAHPSPPPAAHEARMGLGSESSSSKSDSSRTRDQDRDRDTASTNTSYSSKQSGQHRSVRVATTNAKQSRDRLFDGEQLKVLREENSDLQQNLLQTVVCIESLESELQRTRDELSNVKDKYKSLLETHTGNRPANHTLGEHLHIAPESVSRERKYLLKRVTQLTSELDDAHKTIAALENINLPCLMKDLLARHLDSAESVSNKFPTPTGLDSLSTRSPPSPQRPHASKSDQTVQKRTTEADAATAFVPFKQEVAQTVVPVPIPPQRSPESSNSPPFSVEDISATIYQKLLANYAGEPLNYQRESAQSGRFYSGERLGEKEELLVTLLEQDAVEVDSVSAQQILDQFMQQLHAHERGGESKEHK from the exons atggagaagttttttCGACCCGTTCACAGCCCCTCCGATCCGGCCGAGACCAAGCTACGGCACCACCAGCACCAGCACCACCATCGCCATCATCTCCATCGTGAAGATCCAGAGTCGCACAG ATTCGTACCATTTGATGATTTTGATATCAATCCAGAAGAAAGCCAACATGGTCGCTATTTCCAATCCCCTGAAAATGACAACCGCCATCCCCGTCGGATACAGGAAGAAGATGAAATACTTTACGACCACAAGGCTGCCGTGAGACGACCCGGAACTTCGTCCTCTTCTCTTTCTTCGTCTCCGTCTTCCGTCTCGTCTTCGTCCTGGTTCACGGAGGCCAGCGTCAACGATCCCTTCACTCTCCGCCACGCCGAACGTCCGCAGCATTCGTTATCCTGCTCGAATATCGCGGACGTACAGCGGGAATTCCGGGCGGACGCCATCGACGAGCCTATCGTCTTTGCCGCGGTCACGCACGGCGGTCCTTCACGTGGTGGCGCCGCGCCACCGCCAAAGAGGGCTATTTTTTCATCCCTGAACCGAAGTCATAGCAGAAGCGAAACGGGCCTCCTGAAGGGCGCCGATGGCCACCACGGCCCAAAACAACCGGCAAACAATGGCGGGCAACTGTACAAGACGGCGAGCTTGAATCGAAGCCTGGCATTCAGCGATGAAGACCTTTTAGGAAACGCCAGAGGACCCAGGAGAGCCGTTTCGTCAATTCAGCTCCCCGGCAAAGGGATCCTGAAGCATAAGGAGGCAAACGTGGACATACGCAAGGCCAAATCCATGGAAGTGATATCACCCCGACTTCCCAGAGGACACAATCCCAGTGGACAGAAAGGGAAAGAGGTCCACCAAGCCAAGGTGGCGCAAGCCAAGGCCGATTTCTTCCAGGGAAAGATACAATTCTCGGCTTTTCTAGACGAGATAACCAAACAAGTGATCAGTCCGTCGTACCTGACTCTTCTGGGGGTGAACGATGAAGCTCCGGGCAAGCCTTGTGCTCCCACTCAGACGCCCGAGCTGGTCAAACCCGAACTCCCACCCAAGAAGCATCGCAAAAACTCTGGCTCCGAGAGGGAATCGTGTCGCAAAGAACAAGACAAAACGCTTTGTGGCGTCTCCCCCAAACACTCCCTGTCCGATAAATTGGCTTCGTATGGGGCCAGGAAGTACCAGGGCAGCCCCCCACCTCACCAATCGGACCCCAACCGCAACGCCAACCGCGGACGAAGCCGCAAAGGCAAGAGACTGTCACCCATCGGAGGCTCTCTGCCCGAGAACAGATACGGCAGACGTGGCTCGCACCTGACGGACGGAACCAGCACCAGCCCCGAACTGAGCCACGGCAAACTCCGGCACCACCGCAAGCAGCAGAGCCAAGCCCTCTCCGGTTCACATAGCCAAGAATTTCCTCAGCCGAAACACGCGGGCGCCGGCGCCAGCCAGCGACGGGCGCACCCCTCGCCACCTCCCGCGGCTCACGAGGCAAGAATGGGCCTCGGGTCGGAGTCTTCGTCCAGTAAATCGGACTCGTCCAGGACCCGAGACCAGGACCGGGACCGGGACACCGCCTCCACCAATACCAGTTACAGCTCGAAGCAGAGTGGGCAACACCGTTCGGTGCGCGTGGCCACCACCAACGCCAAACAAAGCAGA GACCGGCTGTTTGATGGTGAACAACTTAA GGTCCTCCGGGAGGAGAATTCCGATCTTCAGCAGAACTTGTTGCAAACGGTGGTCTGCATCGAAAGTCTGGAGTCGGAACTGCAGAGAACCAGAGACGAGCTCAGTAACGTCAAAGACAAATATAAAAG CCTTCTGGAGACACACACCGGAAATAGGCCGGCTAATCATACACTGGGGGAACACTTGCATATTGCG CCGGAGAGTGTAAGCAGGGAAAGGAAGTACCTCCTCAAGCGAGTGACCCAGTTGACGTCCGAGCTTGACGACGCGCACAAAACCATCGCGGCGTTGGAGAACATCAAC CTGCCCTGCCTGATGAAGGATTTACTGGCAAGACACTTGGACTCAGCAGAGTCCGTTTCTAACAAGTTCCCAACACCAACTGGCCTGGACAGCCTGTCCACCAGGTCTCCACCGTCACCCCAGAGACCCCACGCGTCTAAATCGGACCAAACGGTCCAAAAACGTACAACGGAAGCGGACGCTGCCACGGCTTTTGTCCCTTTTAAACAAGAAGTGGCCCAAACGGTAGTTCCAGTTCCAATTCCACCCCAACGCTCGCCAGAGTCCAGCAATAGCCCACCGTTCTCCGTGGAGGACATTAGCGCCACCATCTATCAGAAATTATTGGCTAATTACGCTGGCGAGCCGCTAAACTATCAACGGGAGTCGGCCCAGAGTGGACGGTTTTACAGTGGGGAACGTTTGGGTGAAAAAGAAGAGTTACTGGTGACTCTTTTGGAACAGGACGCCGTTGAAGTGGACTCTGTGTCAGCCCAGCAGATTCTAGATCAGTTTATGCAACAGCTGCATGCTCACGAGAGAGGGGGTGAAAGTAAGGAGCACAAGTAA